The Hyphomonas sediminis genome contains a region encoding:
- a CDS encoding antibiotic biosynthesis monooxygenase family protein, which produces MIATTPQAPYWAVIFTAIFSGREEAEYAETAEAMVALAHTMPGFLGYESAQGEGGLEITVSYWESEAAILAWKRQADHIAAQKRGREAFYTHYTIRVAKVERAYSF; this is translated from the coding sequence ATGATCGCCACGACACCGCAGGCGCCCTATTGGGCGGTTATCTTCACAGCCATCTTCTCCGGGCGGGAGGAGGCCGAGTATGCCGAAACCGCCGAGGCGATGGTGGCGCTGGCCCACACGATGCCGGGCTTTCTGGGGTATGAGTCCGCGCAGGGCGAAGGCGGCCTGGAAATCACCGTCTCCTATTGGGAGAGCGAAGCGGCGATCCTCGCCTGGAAACGCCAGGCCGATCACATCGCCGCCCAGAAGCGGGGCCGCGAAGCCTTCTACACCCATTACACAATCCGCGTGGCGAAGGTGGAGCGCGCCTACAGCTTCTGA